One genomic window of Glycine max cultivar Williams 82 chromosome 16, Glycine_max_v4.0, whole genome shotgun sequence includes the following:
- the LOC100779111 gene encoding uncharacterized protein — MKTQNMMFVVLVVCLAVCVGTSWGHFFDDTTGKAEQAKDAAAPTVYSAMDAAAPTVDSVMDAAAPTVDSAMDAAAPTVKSAMDAAAPTIDAAAQKSGSFASWAYDKISRGLGFGTEEPVAQTKYEETKTN, encoded by the exons atgAAGACCCAGAACATGATGTTTGTTGTGTTGGTGGTGTGCCTTGCCGTGTGCGTGGGCACTTCCTGGGGTCATTTTTTTGATGATACCACAGGCAAAGCAGAACAGGCCAAGGACGCCGCCGCGCCGACGGTTTACTCCGCCATGGATGCCGCCGCACCAACGGTTGACTCCGTCATGGATGCCGCCGCACCGACGGTTGACTCCGCCATGGATGCCGCCGCACCGACGGTTAAATCCGCCATGGATGCCGCTGCACCGACCATTGATGCTGCTGCGCAGAAGTCCGGGTCTTTTGCTTCATGGGCTTATGACAAAATTTCCCG TGGCTTGGGGTTCGGAACGGAAGAACCAGTGGCACAAACGAAGTATGAAGAGACCAAGACTAATTAA